A genomic window from Candidatus Kouleothrix ribensis includes:
- a CDS encoding transposase produces MVFFDEFWFADRPTIFYGWARVNTRCRVPSYEKNRTIRYGLLAVDAHDGTEHIDFAKKLNSENVADYFHHLAIDTKQAGYTCLTVIIDNNSMHKDKMRYELWLRMHEQHNLDGFRVRFIDTPRYSPELNLAEYSIHQLRLRLFHHLPSRPKIDELCQNIRNSLKREQLQTKEQIRATINHILKLARVDCVA; encoded by the coding sequence ATCGTCTTCTTTGACGAATTCTGGTTCGCTGACCGACCAACCATCTTCTACGGCTGGGCACGTGTAAATACGCGCTGTCGTGTGCCGTCGTATGAAAAGAACCGTACTATTCGCTACGGTTTGCTGGCAGTCGATGCCCACGATGGGACAGAACATATCGACTTCGCGAAAAAACTGAACTCCGAAAATGTCGCGGATTATTTTCATCATTTAGCTATTGATACGAAACAAGCCGGATATACGTGTCTCACGGTCATCATTGATAATAACTCGATGCATAAAGACAAGATGCGCTACGAACTCTGGCTACGTATGCACGAGCAGCACAACTTGGATGGATTTCGGGTTCGATTTATCGATACGCCACGCTACTCACCTGAATTGAATCTCGCAGAATATAGTATCCATCAATTACGGCTGCGGCTCTTTCATCATTTGCCATCACGACCAAAAATTGATGAGCTTTGTCAGAACATACGAAACTCGCTGAAACGAGAACAACTCCAGACGAAAGAGCAGATACGAGCAACGATCAACCACATCCTCAAGTTAGCGCGAGTTGATTGTGTCGCTTGA
- a CDS encoding ATP-binding protein, producing MSGAPGSGKSTLARAIAPQLKAVIIDHDITKSALLEASIPVALAGSASYTILHALARDLLTQRWSVIFDSPCFYPELLDRGQALAHAAGVPYRYIECRLDDLPTLDQRLRTRARLPSQLAGITTPPTAGSGKAVMNETIFRDWIAHMKRPPTNYLIVDTAQPLPVCVAQALAYVRAIEP from the coding sequence ATGTCTGGTGCACCCGGCAGTGGGAAGAGCACATTGGCGCGTGCAATCGCCCCGCAGCTCAAGGCCGTCATCATCGACCACGACATCACCAAGAGTGCCCTGTTGGAAGCGAGCATCCCGGTCGCCCTCGCGGGATCAGCCTCATATACCATCTTGCACGCCCTTGCCCGCGATTTACTGACCCAACGCTGGAGCGTCATCTTCGATAGTCCGTGCTTTTATCCGGAATTGCTTGACCGTGGACAGGCCCTCGCACACGCGGCAGGTGTTCCCTACCGGTATATTGAATGTCGCCTCGATGATCTGCCTACCCTCGATCAGCGCCTTCGCACCCGTGCTCGCTTGCCGAGTCAACTCGCAGGCATCACTACCCCACCGACTGCGGGATCCGGAAAGGCAGTGATGAACGAGACCATCTTCCGCGATTGGATTGCGCACATGAAGCGCCCGCCCACGAATTATCTCATTGTGGATACCGCACAACCGCTTCCAGTGTGCGTCGCGCAGGCATTGGCATATGTGCGCGCGATCGAACCATGA
- a CDS encoding dual specificity protein phosphatase family protein, whose protein sequence is MVSKLSVKAMKISWIAPHSLAASGIPLDAKDIHAFHGQGIRAILSLTEPPLFAQREITATLLGALDIAYFHVPVRDQFPPDTAQAHQIIEAIRSMQFEQRPLLIHCHAGIGRTGMILHL, encoded by the coding sequence GTGGTCAGCAAGCTGTCGGTAAAGGCTATGAAAATCTCTTGGATTGCGCCACACTCCTTGGCAGCCAGCGGTATTCCGCTCGATGCAAAAGATATACACGCATTCCATGGCCAAGGCATCCGTGCAATTCTGTCGCTGACTGAACCGCCGCTCTTTGCCCAACGCGAGATAACCGCGACGCTTTTGGGTGCGCTTGACATCGCGTACTTCCACGTGCCGGTACGCGACCAATTCCCACCCGATACAGCGCAAGCGCACCAAATAATTGAGGCGATCAGATCCATGCAGTTCGAGCAGCGCCCGCTCCTGATTCATTGTCACGCCGGAATCGGGCGAACCGGAATGATACTCCATCTGTAG
- a CDS encoding transposase, translating to MAPIPEDITAFLAEPHDSREYRRALAVKLALLGYLYAAISEMLDVTPGFISQAKKAYAQYGVDGFTLKYQGMQPYLSPEERQSVLDWLQDQQEWSVALLQTHIETTYGIVFQSQQSYYQLLDEAKITYKKAQHTNPRHDAALVAAKKRNP from the coding sequence ATGGCTCCTATTCCTGAAGATATCACCGCCTTTCTGGCTGAACCCCATGATTCACGCGAGTATCGACGCGCACTCGCAGTAAAACTCGCGCTGCTCGGGTATTTGTATGCAGCGATTAGTGAGATGTTGGATGTCACCCCTGGGTTTATTAGCCAGGCAAAGAAAGCCTATGCGCAGTATGGAGTAGATGGATTTACCTTGAAGTATCAAGGGATGCAACCCTATCTGTCGCCTGAAGAACGACAATCCGTGCTTGATTGGTTGCAAGATCAACAAGAATGGTCTGTCGCACTCCTCCAAACGCACATCGAAACAACCTATGGCATCGTGTTTCAATCGCAGCAAAGCTATTACCAACTGCTCGATGAGGCAAAAATAACGTATAAAAAAGCCCAGCACACGAATCCTCGGCATGATGCTGCGCTGGTTGCCGCAAAAAAAAGAAATCCTTGA
- a CDS encoding transposase — translation MMLRWLPQKKEILDFLTAHAAAIADGSLVVVFVDQCHVLWNDACGYVWGPRGERISIPMTNFRERQTYYGAIELCTADICAIPTDTANGDWTMIFVEYVREQFPGKRIVLIWDGASYHRGTEMQEYLEGVNYKLPKDEWSVHCILFAPNAPEQNPMEDVWLKAKQYVRKHWRECINFQAVLNLFEEALNTLSFKFEKLRMYMPSLQLI, via the coding sequence ATGATGCTGCGCTGGTTGCCGCAAAAAAAAGAAATCCTTGACTTTTTGACTGCACACGCGGCGGCCATTGCGGATGGGAGCCTGGTGGTGGTGTTTGTGGATCAGTGTCATGTCCTCTGGAACGATGCGTGTGGCTATGTTTGGGGGCCACGGGGCGAACGAATCAGCATTCCAATGACGAATTTTCGCGAGCGACAAACCTACTACGGGGCCATTGAATTGTGTACAGCAGACATATGCGCAATTCCAACGGATACGGCAAATGGTGATTGGACGATGATTTTTGTCGAGTATGTGCGGGAACAATTCCCAGGGAAACGGATCGTCCTCATTTGGGATGGTGCATCCTATCATCGCGGTACAGAAATGCAAGAATACCTCGAAGGTGTCAATTACAAGCTGCCAAAAGACGAATGGAGCGTCCACTGCATCCTTTTCGCACCGAATGCGCCAGAGCAAAACCCAATGGAAGATGTTTGGTTAAAAGCCAAGCAATATGTACGAAAACACTGGCGGGAATGCATCAATTTTCAGGCAGTTCTCAACTTATTTGAGGAAGCATTGAATACGCTCTCGTTCAAATTCGAAAAGCTCCGTATGTATATGCCAAGTTTACAACTCATTTAG